CATGTAATGGGGACACAAATGCAAAACTTTAGGAGGAGCAAGCGAGAACGGATAAAGTAAAGGTGACAGGCATGGAGCATGGGAAGGTGAGCACCTTAAAATTGACAGTTTACTGGTTTACGCACTGGCCTTGCCTTGCTATACGTACCATTTGTCTTGTTATTTTCAAAGGCAAAAGAATTGCTTGTCTTGTTCATGGGTTGTCGGCAGATCTGAATTTTGTTCTCTTGCAAGGTTTTGATCTCTCGCATGCTTAGAGAGTGTTTGGTTTCGGTGCTTAAAGTTTAGTTCAAATCACATCGAAATCTTCGGATGCTAATTAGGAAGACTAAATATAagataattataaaactaattacacggatggaggctaattcacgagacgaatctattaagtctaattaatccatcattagcactgTTTACTGTAGCGCCATATTATCTCCAGAGTCCAGATTGAAATAACCGCTCCAACATTAATATCATGATGGACTAACGGTCCCAGAGATCAGATCAGATCAGAGAGTAGTAGATAAGAGGAAGATGAAATGTAAAGACAGTTTCATTATTggccaaaaagaaaaaaaaccgTGAGTTCGTAGGTTTGAATTACTCGGACCATCCTATCAAAGCTGCAACTTTAGAAATTTTTGGAGCCCCTTAATTTGAAGCTAGCTAAGGGCAAATTGAGGTGTTTGGGCGAATTATTTTGTTCCTATTTTGTACTGAAAACAAATATGTATAGACTTCAAATCTTGAAAGAATCTAGGAGAGGGCTCTCCCAAATAAGCCTTAGGTACGGTAGTAATATTTCACAAAACTCAATCTTATTATAATgaagtactccctccgtttcaaattgCAGGTTGTTTTagcaaatctagatacataacAATATCTAGACATAGTGTTTATCTTTTTTTTACGAGAGCTGccgattatattaaaaagaagaAACAACGCCCAGACTGGGCATCACAACAACCAACAACGACACTACCACCGGCTAGCACGACCGCACAACTCCTCTCAACTCGACTCGGTAATAACCAGTTGGATTGTAACATCAATACGGTTGCACAATTCAACTCGACTCCACTCAAAACCACCCGCCGCGCCACCACCATGACTCAACCCCACTGCTCAGGTTGGATTGGGACATAGTGTTTATCTAGATGtatagtaaaaattatatatctagatttgctAAAATGACCAACAATTTGAAACGGAGAAAGTATCACGTAGTGGATTTATGGAATAGGAATCAAAATTTGCCGAATCACTCTTATATATTACAGTCAACTACATATGGGTCTCCGCATTCTGTCATCTGCCCCTAAGTACTATATAGCTGATCtcaatattttatttcaaattgACAACAAAGTCAAGCTAAAAATAACTAGCTAGCTTCTCTGTTTGACCGTCAAGTGTAATAACTAACTGAAGTATTCAAGTGACCTATGCGAATCGAGATGACATCTTTAGTGGCTTCATTAATAGTCTTAGATTGGTAGCTTTTTGTTCAACAATAGAGACATTTAAAATGGACAAATTTATGGACTCGATACAATAGATGTTAAACCAAAACAAAACAGTCATGACATACGATGGACAAATTTTTATTCAAGGAAATATCAAAGCAATTAATGTTTTTTATATGAAAAAGAAATCTTCGTTTAGAATGATGACTTTTAAGAAATAGAATGGGCAAATGCCCACCGGTTAAAAGTGTATATATTAATATATATAAGAAGAATTATATTTAAAAAGGAGAAAAGTAGAAAAAAAGAATGATTTTCCAAGCTCGAACTGTCGGTGTTTCGAACCGCCGACCAATGAGTCTGTGTTTGCGCGTCGGGCTCGGATGGTGTGCAAAAAAGACACAAGAGTTTATACTATCTCGGGGGAATGTCCCTATGTCCAGTTCGGACGTGTTCTTGAATTGGTTTGCAGTAGGGGTTACAAAACAGTCGAGAGAGGGAACGGGCTTCCAAGTCTCTGGTGGCGAGGTGTCATGCGAGTGCGTGAGTGTCTCAGAGTTCGATCACTGTACGGGGATCCTCCGTTTCCCTTTTATAAGCTAAGGGCAAAGGTTGGATACATGAGTGAGTAAAAAACAGGAGGGTCGTCGGGATCCCGCAGCTGTCCTTACCTTTACGTGGGCCCCACGGGCTCTGTAGATGATGCCGGGGTGTCCCTGCGGGGCTCCCTAGCACGACGTGCGACGTGTACCTTAACAGAGCCCCCGGCGTGCACAGCAGGCGACATGCGTTCTGACAAGACAGGCGACGTGAGCCCCCGGCGTGTTTTGCGGCCTAACCCCCGGCGCGGCGGGCGACGTGGGCTTGCCGTGATGGTCTTTTACCTCCGGAGGTCATGTCGAGGCGTGCCTTCGCCTGTTCTTGTATCAAAGATTTGACGTCCAACGTGAGCTTTTACTCCCAGGGCCCCACGTCCCTGAGACGAGCGCGGTAGCATCCGTACACTCAGGGTCGGGCGAGGCTGAGCCCGCGCCTCTAGGGTCGGGCGAGGCGGAGTCCTCGCCCTCGGGGTCGGCAACAAGGCGGAGTCCGCGCCCTCGGGGTCGGGTGAGACGGGGCCTGCGCCCTCAGAGTTGGGCAAGGTGGCTCACGCTCCGCGACTGGGCCTGATGCTGGGCCGTCGACATTCCTTCAGTCAGTCGACCGTCTCGGCCGCGTGGCTGCCCAGCTAGATTGTGCTGCACAGTTTAGGAGGACTAATCCGTAATTAGCTCCCTAAAGACCGTATTTTGCAGAGGTCCGTGATGTTCGTCCCCGTCACCAACCATTGTTGACTGATGGAAATAGTTATCCTTTTTTCCTCTACGGCCAAAAAGCAATATCTATGTTGACTGGTTGCCTTTTCATGGTGATAGATGATAAATTAAACCAATTTAATTAAAACATAAGTAGTACAGAAATTAATATTGAGGGAGAAAATGTAATTGCACAATCTAACAAGAGGAAATAAAATCTCAACAATAAAAGTTTGACATTTAGCATTGAAGTAGCTAGAATTTGTTCTTCTGAAGACTTATTTGTTTTTTATACTGCAACCTGCAGTGTTTCTTCAGCTGCGATGGCCGCATCACTACGTTCGCATCCCGTTGTCTGGTGGACAGGATCGATGTTCCTTGTTGCTTACTATAAGTATCTGTGCCGTTTTGTTTCATGTAGAAGCTAAGGTAGCTTGTACTATACTCCTCTTGTAAGCAAAGAAAAATTCGTCCCTCTCTTTTTCTGCTCTAGAGCAAAAGCAAATCCAAATTTCGAACTTCGAAGTAGTAGGTGCATTGATCCATACCATGCATAGAAAAGGGCACTAGTAGGAGCAGGAACTTTGGAGGGCTACTAGAATGTATATGTATCTCAGCAAATGATTTGAAATTCATACCGAATTGTAGAGTTTACACCCACGCTTTCTATTTTTTTATGTGACAACATAGAATTTTTCATGTTTTCAAGATTTTGAATGGTTTTTTTAGATCTATTTCCACAGTTTTCTGCTCTACTCCAAAACTCCAGCTTGGAGCAAGCTCTTAGTAGAGTTGGAACGGtctgaatgatatgtttggctATAAAGGTACCCCAGCTTCGAAAAAGATAATTTTGAAGATGGATTATCAATTTTACCTTTGGTTGTTTCCTTCCAAAAATATATGCCCGAcaaattcataaaaatatatGCAGCACACGGTTGCGTCAAACGAATTGGAGTCGCATGTACATTTATCACTGAAGGCCGATGCCAtcatgaaaaaaaaaagagtatgCCATCTCTTCTTACATGTATGTGGGGTTATTTTTGTACCCAACATAAAGCTGTACCTGTGCAGTACGGGTACTATCGCACATACCTCCTCACTTTTTGTTGTGCATTACATAAAGATTGCACAAGGTACGTGCACTACTTTTTTGCCCATCCTGGagtaaggctatctccagcgaggCGCTGTAAACCGTTCGGTTCCGTATGCGCGGAGGATACTGTAGCACGCTAGCGCTCCATCGGTGTACTCCAAAGCGTCCGGTAAAATGGAGGAAGCGGTatgcgtcccgcacagagggAGGCAGGAGCGGCGTCCTCCATCGCCTTTGCCCACCCTGTTCGCGCTCGAGGCGGCTCccgcgcgcggggcggcaggccgcgggaggggcggcgcgcggggcagcGCGGGAcggccggcgctgcggggcggcgggacggcgcgcggggcggcggcgctgcggggcggcgcgggacggccggcgctgcggggcggggcggcgctgcggggcggggcggcgcgcggcaggagCGGAGGagggcgcggcaggggcggaggagcggcggggcgcgggcagaggaggagcggccggcggggcgcggaggagcggcggggcgcgggcggaggggtgcgggcggaggagcggcggcgggcgcggagggcggaggggcgcgggcgcggagggcggaggagcggaggagcggcggggcgcggcggggcggggcggaggaggagcggaggagcggcggggcggaggaggagcggaggggcgcgggcgcggcggggcggagggcggaggggcgcgggcgcggcggggcggaggaggggcgcggaggaagcggcggggcggaggagcggagggcggcgcgcggcaggggcggcggggcggagggcggcgcgcggcaggagcggccggcgggcgcggagggcggaggggcgcgggcggaggaggagcggcggggcggggcggcaggCCGCGGGAGGCATGGTGCGGGAGGCATGGCGGTTGCGGGCTGGGGAGAGGGTAGTTGGAAGAAAGGATAAAAAattgagattgtggggtatagaagatgaaatagaggatgttgttggagttaaatttggtatagagaatgaagttgatatggaggatggaTATAAGAGATAGAATTTGGAGGATATCGTTGGGGATAGTCTAATAATAATTGTTGACGACACACGGTCCACGCATAGTAGTCTGTACGCGCATACGGCAGTACACTTCACTCATCATGTGACTGGGAGTTGCTGTCCTGGGAGCTGGGACTACCCTTGTCAGGGCTGAGAGAGTGGGGAGTGAACCGGTGAAAAAGGTGGCCATtgagtttttcttttttttttcttttttgtgaTGGAGTATTTTCTTTTGTATCTACTCACCCGAGTTTGAGTCTCAGCACgggttaggaggtggcggtcTCTAAGGTGGATGGTTAGAAATTACTTCATGGCAATTCAAGATGGTCGTCCCCAAATAAAATGCATTCTGTGCACGGCGATCTTTACGCTACGGCTTGTGTAGAAATGCGCTTTCATTCATGGGGTCTAAACTTCAGCAGGCAATGTTTCACTTTCACGCACCATAGTGGGTAAAAAGGAAAGGGAGCCCTAGCCTTCCTATCTTATCCGCCACTAGGGCAGTAGACAGCATCCTCTGCACAGCTCTCGCGCAGGCCACGGTGAAGAGCACAACAGAACACAGCCACCCTGTTGGCCAGTCCAAACAAACAGTGCACGTGATCCTCAGCCATAAGGTTTTGTTTCTTTCATTGGCACTTTCAGGCTCCAGTTCAAGTGCAAGCGGCTCTAGCATGTGATATTCAGAGTGGATCGGTAATTCTAGCACAAACATTCAAGCTCACCAATCAGGCAAGCAAGCAAGTTCTTTGAATCCTCATGTACCCTTTCTCAAAAGTATGGGGCCTGTTGTTCTGTTGTCACTAGGATTGCATTACCAGTTATGGTCAACATGGAAACCCTTTCATAATAAAAGCAACGATACATCAAGTTCAGAGGTCCTGAACATTAATTTTCACTGCCTGTCATGTAtatgaaaaaaaaacaaagatgTTGCTCCTTGGAAAACTTGCTCCAAAATTTATCAAGATTGGGATCAGAACACCACATAGGAAAGATGTTACCCACAGATTACAAATTGGTGGTGAtataaaaaaaatgtaaaaatCACAGGTTTCATCAAACCCGTTTAAAAATGCAAATTCCCTTGGAAAGAAAAGGTACCTCAACCATGGGATCTAACCCAACCCACCCACAGAGAGGAGATTCAGTCTTGATTTTCTTACTCAGATGCATATACATAGTTACAGAGATTACTCGAGACGTCACCGGATTCATGGTGACCAAGAAATAGCCATAAAAAGGAACTACATGTTTCACCGTACACATGAAAGTGTGAATTCCCGTGAAAAATGAACGGGGAGATACCATAGTTACAGGCTTCCTTCCCACCACCGCACTGAGCCGATTGGAGAACTTGACAGTCAGCTGATTCCTTTTGGGCCACAAATGCACTCAGTGCATCATTGACGACCCTTGTTTTCTTCATTCCTAGCCTTCTCAATGAGCCAAGGCGTGCCACCCATCTATGCATATTAGCTGTACATATAAGTACAAAATTATACATTCCCTTGAAAAATTTACACGGAGTGTTTCAAGAAAACCATCATGGCTACTCCTGTTAGAGCAATTCCACAAGCCATCAGACCATAATGAACATCCGTCAATTGACTTCCATGGGATGGTTCTAGCTCTGACAATTGTTGTGCTGTCACTTTGTTTTTGGAGTCGTCAACATGCAACTTCAAAGCCTGAAATTACAATTTTCGCTCAATCAGTGAGGCAATGGGGGTAAACAAATGCCAACTAGACTATTACTAAGCTGCCTAGCCAATTTTTCCAGACTCCAACTGAGTTGGGCTTGATTTGTCCAGGGCAATTCATCATACCAAAACAAATGTGTAAATAATATTTTATTGTTGCACATACATGGCATCAATATTGTTCTGTCCGGGGTAATGGATACACCTTAATATTAACCATGAAAACCAAAATCTAAAGTGCCACTGTATGATACACACTCAAATGGCAGTACTTTAGCAgacaaaaaggaaaagaaaaaccTTTAATCTAGATGATTTGGCATTGAGCACAGCACCAGCAAGATCAGAATCTGTAGTCAGGAGCACCTTGTCACCTTCATCATCCTCATACTGCATAGAACAACAGCATCAAATTTTAGCTGCTGCAATTGCAGTATACACAGTATTCTAAAAAAGCTCACAGATTAAATTCAACAGTGCTTGACAGCAATAGAATACCCAATTTAAATACATAATTCTTCATGAAGATGCAGTAGTGAATCTAAAATTTGTATATCAGAGTATCAGAACAGAACACCTAGTTCTTCTCTATAAATGCCTACACAAAGTTGAAAACATAGGGATGTCAAATGAGTCAAGCTTACCAAAAGTTGAACTGTGCTCTTTTCACCACCAATGCCTAATCTTTGCATTACAGAAGATATCAACTCATCTAAACTCTCAGACCCTGGAAATTGAACAAATAAGTTGTTAGCTGAAGCAAATCAACCACAGTTACCTCTCAACTAACTTCAGAGTCAGTACCTACCACAAGTAAATCTATGCATACGTCCATTCTGGTCCCGAAGCTTAAAGACAAATGAATTACCAACAGCAGGAGGATACATACTGCTCCTGCCACCCCCAGCCTCTGATGGCGTCACTAAAGATAATTCACTGCACAAAGCAATAATTAAGGTAGGCATTGTATTTGAGAGGGAATACAAAAAGGAAATATTAACAAGACTTATGCAAGACCTGTGACTATCAAAATCCTCGTCTGCAGGCTCTAGAGCAAGAGCGGAGTCCCAGAATTTCTGCATCATTGTGTTCGCCACATCATTTGCAGTCCCAGGACCTCCTTCAAACTTCAAACAGAAAAACATGCCATGAACCAAGATTACTAGGAAAGTCCACACAAAAAAGGGAGGGAAAGCATGAGCCATAGAGAGAGACCATTGAAATGGCTGCATGAGTAAGTTGCAGAACATCCAAGCAAGCAACGACCCGCCCATCTGTTCACAGTGGGAAAAAAAATTTGATGCTCACTATGAATACCAAAGGAGGAAACTTTAGGATGAGAAGCATAAATGTTTACCTCCATCGAGAACAGGAATATGCAAGAATTTGCCATCATGCATGATATGTAGTGCATCAAGGATTGTCATGTCTAATGTAGCACAGTCGGGGTGTGCAGTCATTACCTGGAGCGAAATGTAACAGCAATGTGAGTCTACAATGAATACTAGCTTCAACGCCTTTTGCAATAAAGAATCATATTCTATAGAAGAAACCTTTTCTACTAGAGTTAACTCAGGAGAAAGATTTTGCGCCACAACCCGCATAAGCACATCCTTTGAGCTGAGATCAATGTATCCATTAATAactcaaaaagatctaaaaACTGGCAACATCAAGCTTAATAAAATATAAGAATTAGATTACTTACGTAAAGATTCCTTGCAGTGAATTTCCAGCAGTAATAACAACTGAATTAACTCGTAAGTCACGCATTTTCTGGGTTGCTACATAAACAGGATCTGAAGGTGAAGCAGTTGCTACTCTGCAAGTAAATATGGATTTAAACACTCTTATTTTGATCACCTTTTGGAAAAATTTACAGGAGGGCAATGAATCAGAAAAAAAATGATCATATACTTTGTATTCTCCGTGATAATTGTTGACAAAGAAAGTTTATACATCTGTTCTCTCAGAGTCTCTATGAGATTTTGGGAAGCTGCACCCAGAGACAGTTAATTCGCTAGATAAGTACATTAAAAAGAAACAGTTTAGAACAAAAACTGGAAAAATAGATATACATTGGAACATGAGTTCATGATAAAAGGCTTCGTTTTAAGTGATCACAAAGCTAAAAGCATTTTTCTTGGGAATAATAGTATTAGCAACTGATGTTGGTGTGTATGTCAAGAGTATGCATGTTCTCGTGTTCATCTAATTCTTACTTGTGCATTGATGCACATCTGGTGAGAGAGAAGAATAAAGCAACAGCTGACACAAAAATATATAAATGTATGGTAAAAAATATGCGTGTTCTCGTGTTAAGCTAATTTTTACTTGTGCActacaactggtgagaaacaagAAAATGCAGGAATAAAGCAATAACTGACACAATATGCATACATGAGATATTGCCCCCTAATTGACGCTCAACCCCTTCTACAGCAGCTGCTAGTGCATTTCCTTGCTCTGCTGCCTTCTCCAGTCTTGATATCGCATCATAGAGGCATTTTGCAATGTTCAGCATCGCAATAACCTCACCATTTTCCACAACTGGAAGGTGTCTAAATTTCCCTAAAACAAGAAAAGACTATATTAACTTCAGTGAGAGGAGTGCCATATCCCTCAAAGTAAGTTTATTTAAGAACACGAAAATAAAGAGCATTAGCATATACAGCACTAAAATGTCctatttttctttataaaatacATACAGGAGCAACACAAGTTCTGTCATTACAACCTGCCCCGCGCATCTAGACTAATGTAGTAGCTAAGATACAGGATAAGCTGAAAAAGTAAGACGTCGTTGCAATAAGTATGAACCAAATAACGAATTTCTACCATTAAGAAAATAATAGGTTTTCTTTAACTTCCTGCAACAGTAAACATGGAAATTTTAGATTTTCCATTATTTCCTTTCTAAATTTTGAAGTTTATGTTCACAGCACTCAGTGCATAAGGACAACATAGTTCTATTTGTTTCAAAATCTTTTCTTAATTTATTTGAGGTATCTAAGCCAAACAAACATAGCACTAGGGGGGATGCAATAACTTAAGGGAAGATCACATATACCTTGGACCATTTTCTGCAGCGCCTCAATAGCAAGTGTGTCAGACATGACATACACAGGGTTCCTTGTCATGATCTTGGAGACCATTGTTTGCTCAACACGCAGGCCCTCGGCAATCACCCTCGTGGCTATGTCCTATATCCCAGTTCAGAAAGAaaagaatgaaaagagaaagtGCATGCTTTTAGTAGTAGTTACATACTGCTGGATTAGTGTCAATTTTGTCCCAAACAAACACAGATGAAAACATACAAAGGTTCAGCTCCAAAACAGCAAAAGCAAGCATAGTAGCTTCAGTTTCAAATTTCAGGCGCCATACTTAAGCATGGAATTTGGAACAGATAAAGAGGATAGTCCTAACCTAAAGTTGCAATGGCACATAGGCACAGCGTCCAACACTAAAGAAATGTTTTATCTCAAGGCACTTGATTGAGACAGAAGCAAGCTTTTTATGGGACCAAGTGGAGTACAATCATCAGAGCAGCTACTACTATGCAATGACATTGTAGTCTAAAAGGGTCCGACCTTTTAAGCTCCGAACCACTTGCCAGCCAATCATAATCCCTCAAGCACCAAAAATTGCAAAGTGATTCAACTGAAGGAACACACGATACCTTGTCCGTTACGATGCCGGAGAGCAGGTCGTTGGCGTCGGTGAGCAGCACGGCGTCGACCCGCCTCACCGCCATCATCCTGCACGCCTCCGCGACCGTCGTCCCGTCCGGGATCGTCAGCGCCTTGGACAGCCGGAGCTTCTTGACAGTCCTCCCCCCTCTGACGAAACCCACCCAACAGCTTAGTTGAGAGCAGAGGCCCAGGCAGAATCGGAGCTAGGAGGAAGCTTTCGGAGGGAGCTTACGCGGCGTGGTTGGGGCAGCCGGGCTTGGGGGAGACCTTGCCGTTGCCGTTGCCGTTGCCGTTGCcgttggcggcggcgccggtgggATCATTGGACCTGCGGGAGGACGCGACCGACGGCGGCTTACTGCGCGTGCGGCGATTCAGTGCCACCGCGGCGGTGGGGCTCATGACCGCGGCGGCGTAGGTGGCGGCGGATGCTCGACGAGGTGGttacgaggcggcggcggcggccgggaataTTGGAGGGAGGGGAATGATCACTGTTCGCTGGTTCTTTTTTTTTGGTGGGGGTGGGGTGGTGGGATTTCCTTGTGGGGCCCCTTTAACGTTTCGGTCCCTTGCATTCTTCAAAATGCATAGCCTTTTGAACATGTGGTAAATATAAAAATACACGGCTCCTTCAAATATCAGGAAATGTGAGAAGATTTTCAATTCATATAAAAACAGCTATGTTCGAAAATTCCTAGTATTCAACACTGGATCATATGTTTGATCATATGTTTGTGCCGGTCACTAAGCAGTGTACATTCAAACGTATTTTAGTCACTATAAATTTTAGCatatttgaagcattgtactaGAATTAGCCCGAGTTCTTAGCTCGAGTCCTTACTCATTCCTAGCTTTGACGACCATAGATTCAGATACGGAATGGAGAAACTGAGACTGAGGAATAAGAACTGATACTCAAGTATCACCCTTGATATATACGACAGTTTTAACTTAGAAAAATTCGAGGATCAAGCTTGAGTGGTAAAAAAACCAACTAGAAGAAAAAAAGCGATGGTTGCCGATGCCAAGAGGACCTGCTCGCAAAAACGCCATACCCGATGGGGTGCTGAGCGAAACGTCGTGCGATGCGTTCCTCCTTGCTCTTTCAATGATTTCCCCCCCGAGGTTTAATGATTTCATTTTTTAGCGGTTGTTGTTTCGGTGATGGTTTGACCACGACGCGCCGCGGACCGCGAGCCGCACCGTCCGTCagggccccgccgcgcccccgtgGACGTGGAGCCCGGGCCGCGTGGGGTGGGCCGGGATCGCCTCGCGCGTGGGCCCGCGGGCTGGCTGCAGGCGCCTGGTCGGTCGTGCGCCGGCCCGGATTCCGAATCTTCCGCGCCGCGCGGCGACCGAAACCTCTCGGCATCCACGGCCGCGCGTGCGCGGACGGACGCGGCGCGGGGAAGATCCTGATGACGTCTTTGCTGCTATGTCCACGCTTGGATTCAATCTTTCCAGTGCAAAGAGCTGGCCTGCTTCTTGCAGCTGCCAAAAGGAATGGCTTGTAGCTTGCCACTTGGTTGGCTCCGAAGCTCAGGATTCGGGCCAGCTTATGTGTGTCCCCTAGCACACCTGATTTTATATGACTGCAAAAGATTAGGACATGTGTGGTCCGAGAGAGTAAACTGCTACTCAAAAATATTTCTTCCATTAGCTTGCACTCGACCAGAGAGTTTTAATTGTCACTCATGTGGATAATCTGAGTGTGGACAATCTTTTCAAAAGAAAAATCTCGAGTGCGGATATGGTGGTACTAGTCTTGGCCCCTGCTCTTATTTTACTGATTGACTACATCTTTTTAACGCAAGTACGCTGCTAAATGAAACACATATACAATGAAAATGTACATGAATGTAGTATATTACTAGTTTTATTGGCACTGCAGAAGTTGCtcttaatttttttatttttttgaaa
Above is a genomic segment from Panicum hallii strain FIL2 chromosome 8, PHallii_v3.1, whole genome shotgun sequence containing:
- the LOC112903216 gene encoding CBS domain-containing protein CBSCBSPB3-like isoform X1 — encoded protein: MSPTAAVALNRRTRSKPPSVASSRRSNDPTGAAANGNGNGNGNGKVSPKPGCPNHAAGGRTVKKLRLSKALTIPDGTTVAEACRMMAVRRVDAVLLTDANDLLSGIVTDKDIATRVIAEGLRVEQTMVSKIMTRNPVYVMSDTLAIEALQKMVQGKFRHLPVVENGEVIAMLNIAKCLYDAISRLEKAAEQGNALAAAVEGVERQLGGNISSSQNLIETLREQMYKLSLSTIITENTKVATASPSDPVYVATQKMRDLRVNSVVITAGNSLQGIFTSKDVLMRVVAQNLSPELTLVEKVMTAHPDCATLDMTILDALHIMHDGKFLHIPVLDGDGRVVACLDVLQLTHAAISMFEGGPGTANDVANTMMQKFWDSALALEPADEDFDSHSELSLVTPSEAGGGRSSMYPPAVGNSFVFKLRDQNGRMHRFTCGSESLDELISSVMQRLGIGGEKSTVQLLYEDDEGDKVLLTTDSDLAGAVLNAKSSRLKALKLHVDDSKNKVTAQQLSELEPSHGSQLTDVHYGLMACGIALTGVAMMVFLKHSV
- the LOC112903216 gene encoding CBS domain-containing protein CBSCBSPB3-like isoform X2 gives rise to the protein MSPTAAVALNRRTRSKPPSVASSRRSNDPTGAAANGNGNGNGNGKVSPKPGCPNHAAGGRTVKKLRLSKALTIPDGTTVAEACRMMAVRRVDAVLLTDANDLLSGIVTDKDIATRVIAEGLRVEQTMVSKIMTRNPVYVMSDTLAIEALQKMVQGKFRHLPVVENGEVIAMLNIAKCLYDAISRLEKAAEQGNALAAAVEGVERQLGGNISSSQNLIETLREQMYKLSLSTIITENTKVATASPSDPVYVATQKMRDLRVNSVVITAGNSLQGIFTSKDVLMRVVAQNLSPELTLVEKVMTAHPDCATLDMTILDALHIMHDGKFLHIPVLDGDGRVVACLDVLQLTHAAISMFEGGPGTANDVANTMMQKFWDSALALEPADEDFDSHSELSLVTPSEAGGGRSSMYPPAVGNSFVFKLRDQNGRMHRFTCGSESLDELISSVMQRLGIGGEKSTVQLLYEDDEGDKVLLTTDSDLAGFEVAC